The proteins below are encoded in one region of Parambassis ranga unplaced genomic scaffold, fParRan2.1 scaffold_21_arrow_ctg1, whole genome shotgun sequence:
- the LOC114429915 gene encoding mitochondrial ubiquitin ligase activator of nfkb 1-A-like gives MYRKKKKTADELDNASHINIDGNLKDTLEVTPGARLQYAVVEGVVEPVGEPLRSQCHEDIVGVVHKVEVTEPRLGLSSLYSALFKSHQQVTSVPFVLRGSDGTAVQVHCPLKASGLNMEMLYKRFLQVSHGFSVLGWYFSGVKSYSRLETEEMLRVGTRVTGVGQLTLDPDGTLNLRPPSDGSKYFLSMADYDTLRKQYSAATKAWKRFAVIFALAGAAALYLHGKLR, from the exons ATgtatagaaagaagaagaagacagcagatgagcttgat AATGCCTCCCACATCAACATAGATGGAAACCTTAAAGACACTTTGGAGGTTACACCAGGAGCACGTCTGCAGTATGCTGTTGTTGAAG GTGTTGTGGAGCCTGTAGGCGAGCCACTGAGGAGTCAGTGTCATGAAGACATTGTTGGTGTGGTGCACAAAGTGGAAGTCACAGAGCCCAGGCTGGGATTGAGCAGCCTTTACTCTGCTCTTTTCAAGAGTCATCAACAAGTGACATCGGTGCCCTTCGTATTAAGGGGTTCGGATGGGACTGCAGTCCAAGTCCATTGTCCACTGAAGgcctctggactgaacatggagatGTTGTACAAGAGGTTTCTCCAGGTCAGCCATGGATTCAGTGTTCTTGGATGGTATTTCAGCGGGGTGAAGTCCTACAGTCGACTGGAGACCGAGGAAATGCTTAGA GTGGGCACACGTGTTACTGGTGTAGGCCAGCTGACGCTGGACCCAGATGGCACCCTGAATCTTAGACCCCCTTCTGATGGATCTAAGTACTTTCTGAGCATGGCAGACTATGACACTTTACGAAAACAATACAGCGCTGCGACCAAAGCGTGGAAGCGTTTTGCTGTTATATTTGCTTTAGCCGGTGCAGCGGCACTCTACCTACATGGAAAGCTTCGCTGA